A region of the Gemmatimonadota bacterium genome:
CTCGAGTGCAAGGGGTTCGAGAGAGCGTCGGAATCCGGGCGGTCGTCGGAATAGACCGACCTCGTTCCGCTGTTCCGGCGAGTCTCCTACCTTCCCGCGGCCGCCCTGCCCAGCGTCACGGCCTCGGTGTCGCTTACGATGAAGACGCGGAAGCCCTGTTCTATGCGGGCCGCGATGTCGTCGGCACCTGCGGTGATGCCGCAAGCCACTCCGTGGGCCATGCACGATGCCAGCACGGCCTGGATGGCTTCCTCCACGGCCTCCATGTCGCCCTCGTAGGCGCGACGCAGATCGCCCGGGCCCGCGAAGACGACGCTGGCACCCGCGGTCTGCACGATCTCGTCGAGATTCTCGATGCCTGCGCGGTCCTCGACGATAAGGAAATTGACCAAGGAGCCGGACTCGTCGTCGGGCCAGACGCCCTTGCCCATCGCGGATACCGCCGCCCGCGCGTCTTCCCCGGACTCGACATGCGGGAAGACGATGCCTGAAACGCCGGCGGCGCGCGCCTGAGCGACGCGGTCCGCAGCGGCGTCGGCGCCGTCACGGACCGGAGGGATGCGCAGAATCAGCGGATGGGGCTCCATCTCTCCCGCTCCGTCGACGATGCCCGCCAGGTACTCCGTCATGGTCGGGATATCGAAAGGACCCGACTCCAGCGAGTAGAACACGAAGTCGAGCTCGCGATTTCCGCCCATGATCGCTCCCTGCTCGCGAGTCGAGGGACCGGGAAAGGCTCCGAAGACCGCTTCGTCCGCAGCCAGGAGGGCGGGCAGACGGCTCGTCACAGTCGGCAGGTTCTCCGTGACCGGCTCGAGATCGGCCTCGATGTCGGTGTCGTCGGGAGGTCCGCAGGCCGGCAGCCACAGGAGGGTGGCCAGGCCGAGAAGCGAGGGTCGGGATCCGAGAGCGGACGGGAGAACCTTGGTCATGGCGGTAGAAAGGTGGATCGGTGGGCGGCGAGGATGCCGCAGCGCGGCGATGTGTCGAGCCGCGTGGCGTCGACTCGACGGCCTTCCGAAGTGTAGCCCCCTTCAGGCTCCGGGAACAGTGCGGCTGTCTTCGTGTCCGGATCGGTCGAACGCGTAGTTCTAGCGAACGGCTTCAGGTAGCCGCTTCACGACGATCGTGGGGACTTCGAATTCGTCCGTCTCGACGAAAGCGACGAGACCGCCGGGTCCGAATGCGCCGGGCATGGACGTCTCCTCCAGTGGGAACGTCCCCACGTACTCGCCTCCCGGCGCCAGAACATCGATCCATCCCTCGGCAGCTTCGTCCCCCTCCCGGTTCCGGTCGGCCAACCCTCCGAAGGAGTCGATTTGCGCCAGGGGGTCGCTTTCCCAGCGTTCCACCCAGATCGCCCCCTCCCAGGTCGTGCGAAGATCCCGGACAAGGGGCACTTCGGGCATGAACCTCGCATTCTCCACCATGTCGCGCATGCCGGCCACCATTTGTTCCATCATGGCCGCCATCTGCTCACGGATCGCCTCCGGAACGTCGTTGCCCAACCCCGAGGTGGTGGTCTGCTCCTCGAAGGAAGACTCAAAGCCTTCCAGCGCCCGTGCCCGGGCGCGTTCCTCGAGTTGTTCGGTAACGGGCCGGGGATGCAGGGGCCGGCCGACGACGCGCGACGGGGCACTCGCCGTCCGGATCTTGACCTCGTACGCGGAGGAGTCCGAATACACCACCCCGCCGCCGGGGACGACATCGAACACCATGCGGGGCGAGAAGTAGATGTACGCGTCGCCGAGTATATCGAACATTTCCGAAGGATCATCGGCCTCCATCGTGACCTGCCGCTCGGGACGTGGTTCCCAGCCCTCCGCGAACGGAACTGCGGCCGCCTCTTCCCCTTCGTCGAGCGACACCCGGTAAACCGTCCGGTCTCCGGAGCTGACGGACGCTTCCCCTTGGCTGAAGCTCGCCGTAACACCTCGCGTCAGGAACAACGTTACTCCCTCCCTCCCGTGGCGTACCCTCTCGGCGGAAGCCGTCTGGGCAGCATCCGAATCCGCAAAGCGGATCGCGCGCTCGAACGACCCGTCGGCGCCGAACAGGAGGTATGCGCGGTGTCCATCGTCGACAATCACGGCGCCACCCTCGGGACGGGCCACCATGTGCCCGACCCGCCGAAAGTCACCCGGGCCATCGCCCATGCTCCCGAACTCCGCCGTCAGGGCACCGGCCCCGTCGACGGCGACAATCCGCGTGGCGGACCCGGTCTCGTCACGAACGTAGAGCTGGCCGTGCGCATCGAAGCCCAGGTCCGCGATTTCGGTAAACGCATCCCACCCCTCCGCCTCGATCCCGCCGATCCGGTACACCTCCTCGAAGTCGGCCGTGAGCGGACGGTCCTCGCTCGGTCGTGAAGCGGACGACTCCCCGGTGTCGCCGCCACAGGCGGCCAGCAGGGTAGTGAACACGGCGCAACGGATTCTCATGGCTCAGCCTTCGGAGTCGGGTGCATCCCAGGGATTGTTGGACGTTCGCCGGACCGGTCCGGGTGCTCGGGAGCCGCACCTTAGGTGCCTGGAGCGCGACGCCGGCCCTCGGCATGGCGTGCGACCGCGCACGTCGGGCGTGGATTCTGTCGCCATCGACCCGACGGCCCCCCGAAATGTAGCCACCGCCAAGCTCCGGGAAAAGTGCGGTTATCTTCGTGTCCGGCCTTGGCCGAATGGCCGCACCGTTTTCACATCCTTCCACTCGCCACACCTCTTCCCGTCTGGTGACGCGGACCACCTCCCTATGGTCATGAAGCCGACCGATATCCGCAGCGAGATCGAATCCGCCTTTGGCGACGGCGGCGATCCTTCCCGCCACCGCGAGCTTTTTTCCGCCTTTCTCGCCCTTCTCAACTGCGGCGAGGTCCGTGCGGCGGAGCCTGATCCGAAGGCTTCGCACGGCTGGCGTGTGAACCGATGGGTCAAGCGCGGCATTTTGCTCGGTTTCCGGCTCGGCAAGGTCGAGGAGACCGCGATCGACGGGCTCTTCCGTTTTTCCGACAACGACACCTACCCGCCCAAGCGAGCGCCGCTCACCGGTGGAGTCAGGGTTGTGCCCGGCGGATCCGCCATCCGCGAGGGCGCGTTCATCGGGGAACGGGTCACTTGCATGCCGCCGATGTACGTCAACGTCGGGGCCTGGGTTGGGAACGACACCATGATCGACTCGCACGCCCTCGTCGGCAGTTGCGCCCAGATCGGCGAGCGGTGTCACGTCAGCGCGGCGGCCCAGATCGGAGGCGTGCTGGAACCTGTGGGCGCGTTGCCGGTGATCGTCGAGGACGATGTTCTGATCGGCGGCAACTGCGGCGTCTATGAAGGAACCGTCATCAAGCGCCGGGCGGTGATCGGCGCCGGGGTCGTCCTCACTCGGTCGACGCCCGTGTACGACGTGGCAAGGGGCGAGGTGCTCCGATCCGATCCCCTGGTGATTCCGGAGGGCGCGGTCGTGGTGCCAGGCTCACGTCCGATAAGCAAGGGGATCGGACGGGAATGGGGGCTCCACCTTCAGACTCCGGTGATCGTAAAGTACCGGGACGAAGGCACGGACTCGAGTACGAGGTTGGAGGAGCTGTTGCGGTAGAGGCGCTTTCCCGTCACTTAATCGCTGAAATCGCCGCCCCTTGACACCACGGAAAATCCTCTACAGGTTTCCCGCACATCATCGAGACCGGCTGAGGGACAGGCCCTTGGAAGCCGGGGCAACCGGGATGTTCGCTCCCTGAGACGACATCCAGCGGTGCCAAGTCCTGCGCGGAGCGGAACCGAGGCTTCGCGGGAGATGAGAAGCGGGCGTGTAGCCTTCTCGGGGGGTACACGCTAGCTCATCCGGGAGTTGGGCCGCTGGCCACCCTGGAGGAAAAATGAGCTACTCCACCGCCGCGCGACGCAGCTTCGCTCCGCCGCTCCCGTCCAGCACGACCGGCACCGCGTCCATGCCCTTCGGCTGGGCGCCCAGGCTTCAGCCCGAGATGCGCGAGCCTTGGGAAGTCGCCTGGGAGTCCACGGGTCCGGAGCACGCGCCCGCGCTCTTCGTGCTCGGCGGCATCTCCGCAGATCGGCACGTGACCGCCACCGAGTTCGATCCTCGTCCAGGTTGGTGGAGCCGTCAGGTCGGAGCCGGGCTTACCGTCGATCCCGAGCGTTGGCGCATCGTCTCCATGGACTTTCTCGGCACGGAAGGGCCGGCGGGAGATTCGCCGCACCGGCTTCACCTTCTGCCTCAGGACCAAGCCGATGCCGTCTTCGCCGTTCTCGACCATCTCGGCGTCGAACGAGTTCACGCTGCGGTGGGAAGCTCATACGGCGGTTCGGTCGCGCTCGCGGCCGCCATCGCCCGCCCCGAGCGATTCGAACGGCTGATCATGCTCGCCGCCGCGCACCGCCCCCATCCGCATGCGACCGCCCTGCGACTCATCCAGCGGCGCATCGTCGAGACGGCCGTCGCCAACGGCTCGCCGGCCGAAGGGCTCGCGCTCTCCCGAGCCCTCGCTTTCACCACCTACCGTACCGCCGTCGAGTTCGACGACCGCTTCGACCATCGGGCCGCCTGGGCCGACACGGCGAGCGTTTCCGGCACCCCGGAGTCGCCGGCGTTCGAGGTTTCCGGCTACCTGGACAACCGCGGAGCAGTCTTCGCCCGGTCCGTCGATCCGAACTCGTTCCTCTCGTTGTCGGAATCGATCGACCTTTGCGACCTCGACCCCAGCGAGCTGCACGTTCCCGCCTACCTGATCTCGTTCAACAAGGACACGCTGGTGCCGCCCTGGCTCGTCAACGAGCTGGAGGCGCGGGTGCCGGGACGTTGCTGCCACTT
Encoded here:
- a CDS encoding host specificity protein, producing the protein MTKVLPSALGSRPSLLGLATLLWLPACGPPDDTDIEADLEPVTENLPTVTSRLPALLAADEAVFGAFPGPSTREQGAIMGGNRELDFVFYSLESGPFDIPTMTEYLAGIVDGAGEMEPHPLILRIPPVRDGADAAADRVAQARAAGVSGIVFPHVESGEDARAAVSAMGKGVWPDDESGSLVNFLIVEDRAGIENLDEIVQTAGASVVFAGPGDLRRAYEGDMEAVEEAIQAVLASCMAHGVACGITAGADDIAARIEQGFRVFIVSDTEAVTLGRAAAGR
- a CDS encoding 2,3,4,5-tetrahydropyridine-2,6-dicarboxylate N-succinyltransferase, with the translated sequence MVMKPTDIRSEIESAFGDGGDPSRHRELFSAFLALLNCGEVRAAEPDPKASHGWRVNRWVKRGILLGFRLGKVEETAIDGLFRFSDNDTYPPKRAPLTGGVRVVPGGSAIREGAFIGERVTCMPPMYVNVGAWVGNDTMIDSHALVGSCAQIGERCHVSAAAQIGGVLEPVGALPVIVEDDVLIGGNCGVYEGTVIKRRAVIGAGVVLTRSTPVYDVARGEVLRSDPLVIPEGAVVVPGSRPISKGIGREWGLHLQTPVIVKYRDEGTDSSTRLEELLR
- a CDS encoding alpha/beta fold hydrolase, with translation MSYSTAARRSFAPPLPSSTTGTASMPFGWAPRLQPEMREPWEVAWESTGPEHAPALFVLGGISADRHVTATEFDPRPGWWSRQVGAGLTVDPERWRIVSMDFLGTEGPAGDSPHRLHLLPQDQADAVFAVLDHLGVERVHAAVGSSYGGSVALAAAIARPERFERLIMLAAAHRPHPHATALRLIQRRIVETAVANGSPAEGLALSRALAFTTYRTAVEFDDRFDHRAAWADTASVSGTPESPAFEVSGYLDNRGAVFARSVDPNSFLSLSESIDLCDLDPSELHVPAYLISFNKDTLVPPWLVNELEARVPGRCCHFRLNAKCGHDGFLMGASDLSAALAVSLTTWPEKKRAPRISGRRRQC